One window of the Saccopteryx bilineata isolate mSacBil1 chromosome 2, mSacBil1_pri_phased_curated, whole genome shotgun sequence genome contains the following:
- the UNC45B gene encoding protein unc-45 homolog B, with amino-acid sequence MAEAEAVQLKEEGNRLFQLQDYKAATKSYSQALKLAKDKALLATLYRNRAACGLKTESYVQAASDASRAIDINSSDIKALYRRCQALEHLGKFDQAFKDVQRCATLEPRNQNFQETLRRLNTSIQEKLNVQFSTDSRVQKMFEILLDENTEADRLEKAANNLIVLGREEAGAEKIFQNNGVALLLQLMDTKRVELVLAAVRTLSAMCSGHRARATVILHAVRLDRICSLMAVENEEMSLAVCNLLQTIIDSLSGEDKREHRGKEEALVLDTKKDLKQITSHLLDMLVSKKVSGQGRDQALNLLNKNVPRKDLSIHDNSRTIYVVDNGLRKILKVVGQVPDLPSCLPLTDNTRMLASILINKLYDDLRCDPERDHFRKICEEYITGKFDPQDMDKNVIAIQTVSGILQGPFDLGNQLLGLKGVMEMMVALCGSDREADQLVAVEALIHASTKLSRATFIITNGVSLLKEIYKTTKNEKIKIRTLVGLCKLGSAGGTDYGLRQFAEGSTEKLAKQCRKWLCNASIDTRTRRWAVEGLAYLTLDADVKDDFVQDIPALRAMFELAKTSDKTILYSVATTLVNCTNSYDVKEVVPELVQLAKFSKQHVPEEHPKDKKDFIDMRVKRLLKAGVISALTCMVKADSAILTDQTKELLARVFLALCDNPKDRGTIVAQGGGKALIPLALEGTDVGKVKAAHALAKIAAVSNPDIAFPGERVYEVVRPLVRLLDTQRDGLQNYEALLGLTNLSGRSDRLRQKIFKEKALPDIENYMFENHDQLRQAATECMCNMVVNKEVQERFLADGNDRLKLMVLLCGEDDDKVQNAAAGALAMLTAAHKKLCLKMTQVTTQWLEILQRLCLHDRLSVQHRGLVIAYNLLEADAELAKKLVESELLEILTMVGKQEPDEKKAAVIQIARDCLIKCMDYGFIKPVS; translated from the exons ATGGCGGAGGCAGAAGCTGTGCAGCTGAAGGAGGAAGGGAACCGGCTCTTCCAGCTCCAGGACTACAAGGCTGCGACAAAGAGCTACAGCCAGGCCCTGAAGCTGGCCAAGGATAAGGCCCTGCTGGCCACGCTCTATCGGAACCGGGCGGCCTGTGGCCTGAAAACG gaGAGCTATGTGCAGGCGGCTTCAGATGCCTCAAGAG CCATTGACATCAACTCCTCGGACATCAAGGCTCTGTATCGGCGGTGCCAGGCACTGGAGCACCTGGGGAAGTTTGACCAGGCCTTCAAGGACGTGCAGCGCTGTGCCACCCTCGAGCCACGGAACCAGAACTTCCAGGAGACCCTGAGGAGGCTCAATACTAGTATCCAGGAGAAG ctCAATGTGCAGTTCTCCACAGACTCCAGGGTGCAGAAGATGTTTGAGATCCTCCTGGACGAAAACACGGAAGCTGATAGGCTGGAGAAG GCTGCCAACAACCTCATTGTACTGGGCCGAGAAGAAGCAGGGGCAGAAAAGATCTTCCAGAACAACGGTGTGGCCCTGCTTCTGCAGCTGATGGACACTAAGAGGGTTGAGCTGGTGTTGGCTGCGGTGCGGACCCTGTCGGCCATGTGCAGTGGCCACCGCGCTAGG GCCACAGTGATTCTCCATGCAGTCCGCCTAGACCGAATCTGTAGCCTCATGGCAGTGGAGAATGAGGAGATGTCTCTGGCTGTCTGCAACCTGCTCCAGACCATCATTGACTCTCTGTCGGGGGAGGACAAGCGGGAGCACCGAGGGAAGGAGGAGGCCCTGGTTCTAG ACACCAAGAAGGACCTGAAACAGATCACCAGTCACCTGCTCGACATGCTGGTCAGTAAGAAGgtgtctggccagggcagagatcAGGCCCTAAACCTGCTCAACAAGAACGTCCCCAGGAAAGACCTCTCCATTCACGACAACTCACGTACCATCTACGTGGTAGATAACG GCTTGAGGAAGATCCTGAAGGTGGTGGGGCAGGTTCCAGATCTTCCATCCTGCCTGCCCCTGACGGACAACACCCGCATGCTGGCCTCCATCCTCATCAACAAGCTCTATGACGACCTGCGCTGTGACCCAGAGCGCGATCACTTCCGCAAGATCTGTGAGGAGTACATCAC GGGCAAGTTTGACCCCcaggacatggacaagaatgtgattgcCATCCAGACGGTGTCAGGGATCCTGCAGGGACCCTTTGACCTGGGCAACCAGCTGCTGGGGCTGAAAGGTGTGATGGAGATGATGGTAGCGCTGTGTGGCTCAGATCGTGAGGCCGACCAGCTGGTGGCCGTGGAGGCCCTCATCCATGCCTCCACCAAGCTCAGCCGCGCCACATTCATCATCACCAACGGCGTGTCGCTGCTCAAAGAGATCTACAAGACCACCAAAAATGAGAAGATCAAGATCCGCACACTGGTG GGACTCTGTAAGCTCGGCTCTGCGGGTGGCACAGACTACGGTCTCAGGCAGTTTGCTGAAGGGTCAACGGAGAAGCTGGCCAAACAGTGTCGCAA GTGGCTGTGCAACGCATCCATAGACACCCGGACCCGGCGGTGGGCGGTGGAGGGTCTGGCCTACCTCACACTGGATGCTGATGTGAAGGATGACTTTGTCCAGGACATTCCTGCCCTGCGGGCCATGTTTGAGCTGGCCAAG ACCTCCGACAAGACCATTCTGTACTCAGTGGCCACCACCCTGGTGAACTGCACCAACAGCTACGACGTCAAGGAGGTCGTCCCTGAGCTCGTACAGCTTGCCAAGTTCTCCAAGCAGCACGTGCCCGAGGAGCACCCTAAG GACAAGAAAGACTTCATAGACATGCGGGTGAAGCGGCTGCTGAAGGCCGGTGTCATCTCTGCACTGACCTGCATGGTGAAAGCGGACAGCGCCATCCTCACCGACCAGACCAAAGAGTTGCTGGCCAG GGTATTCCTGGCACTGTGTGACAACCCAAAGGACCGAGGCACCATTGTGGCTCAAGGTGGTGGCAAG GCCTTGATTCCCCTGGCTTTGGAGGGCACAGACGTGGGCAAGGTGAAGGCAGCCCATGCCCTAGCAAAGATCGCTGCTGTTTCCAATCCGGACATCGCCTTCCCAGGGGAGCGG gtcTATGAGGTGGTGCGGCCCCTTGTGAGACTCctggacacacagagggacgggCTCCAGAACTATGAGGCTCTCCTCGGCCTCACCAATCTGTCTGGGCGGAGTGACAGACTCCG GCAGAAGATCTTTAAGGAGAAGGCCTTGCCGGACATCGAGAACTACATGTTTGAGAATCATGACCAGTTGCGACAGGCGGCCACCGAGTGCATGTGTAACATGGTGGTGAACAAGGAG GTACAGGAGCGGTTCTTGGCTGATGGGAATGACCGGCTGAAGTTGATGGTACTGCTCTGCGGGGAGGATGATGACAAGGTGCAGAATGCAgctgcaggggccctggccatgCTGACAGCAGCACATAAGAAACTGTGCCTCAAGATGACCCAAGTG